Proteins from a genomic interval of Corallococcus macrosporus:
- a CDS encoding peroxiredoxin, translated as MAKMLKEGDSVPDVTLRGPGDVPVRLRDLLGDKAMVIYFYPRDDSPGCTVQACTLRDQYQDFTDAGADVVGISSDSAESHEKFIAKHRLPFRLLSDPDGAARKAFGVGTNFLGLLPGRVTFVADKGGTIRYAFDSQVQVKKHAEVALDVVRSLTGQGAAPTRPA; from the coding sequence ATGGCCAAGATGCTGAAAGAAGGGGATTCGGTTCCGGACGTCACACTGCGGGGCCCGGGCGACGTGCCGGTGCGCCTGCGCGACCTGCTGGGTGACAAGGCGATGGTCATCTACTTCTACCCTCGGGACGACTCCCCGGGCTGTACCGTCCAGGCCTGCACCCTGCGGGACCAGTACCAGGACTTCACCGACGCGGGCGCGGACGTGGTGGGCATCAGCAGCGACTCCGCGGAGTCCCACGAGAAGTTCATCGCGAAGCACCGGCTCCCCTTCCGCCTCCTCAGCGACCCGGATGGCGCGGCGCGCAAGGCCTTTGGCGTGGGCACCAACTTCCTGGGGCTTTTGCCCGGGCGGGTGACGTTCGTCGCCGACAAGGGCGGCACCATCCGCTACGCGTTCGACTCGCAGGTGCAGGTGAAGAAGCACGCGGAAGTGGCGCTGGATGTCGTCCGGTCGCTCACGGGCCAGGGAGCCGCTCCCACCCGTCCTGCCTGA
- a CDS encoding S8 family serine peptidase gives MQNMRKQFSTSRGGWRPVTALVLGCTLAVPAGALAVERTPSAATRAPAAPGAAVAKALQAGGTTLATPAGLVFHQTARPVSALRTLDVVQATGVQLHVWRERQTDGTERAFSAYTRGGTELLGRVQQEEYLIRLAEASFDPLARTAPLLGNTLVADRDNALSLVQFHATPLPEYRETLESAGGKVLRFLSDHTYLVEMPSEVRARVAQLPAVRWVGDYHPEWRLEPVLRDALLGRAAALAPQRYSIMLGERGAARQARVTALVERLGGKVDLVEPGGLRVEATLSQEQLASLVRANEVQFIDRWGGPGEVDMDIVRETGGANYIQGLKGWTGQGVRGEIFDTELRTTHREWPTAPIIHSVGTSSGSLHGTSCYSHNFAQGVDPLAKGLLPAGQGIFFLYSESTQFGGTKSRYTANQELINPSGPYRAVFQTSSVGSTLTTSYTTISAEVDDYLFKAPLLSTQSQSNSGTRNSRPQAWAKNIVSVGGIRHYNTQTRTDDRWSSGASIGPAADGRIKPDLAFYYDSIRGASGSSDSSYTEFSGTSSATPQTSGHFGLLHQMWHQGVWAGHGGKADVFTSRPQMATAKALMINGAAKYNWLAGGANADIDRNKQGWGTSDLKRLYDRAAKTFVVDETDVLTPLATKTYTFAVASGETELNVTMVYTDPMGTVGAARARINDLSLRVTAPNGTVYWGNNGLTAGNVSTSGGVSNKVDTVENVFIANPATGTWKVEVLAEELVQDARTETTAVDADYALVVSGVSLNTKVP, from the coding sequence ATGCAGAACATGCGGAAGCAGTTCTCGACGTCTCGTGGTGGCTGGCGGCCGGTGACGGCGCTGGTGCTGGGCTGCACCCTCGCGGTTCCTGCCGGCGCGCTCGCGGTGGAGCGCACCCCTTCAGCGGCGACGCGGGCTCCGGCGGCCCCGGGCGCGGCGGTGGCGAAGGCGCTCCAGGCGGGGGGCACCACGCTGGCGACGCCGGCGGGGCTGGTGTTCCACCAGACGGCTCGGCCGGTCAGCGCCCTGCGCACCCTGGACGTGGTGCAGGCCACCGGCGTCCAGCTGCACGTCTGGCGTGAGCGTCAGACGGACGGCACGGAGCGCGCCTTCTCCGCGTACACGCGCGGCGGCACGGAGCTGCTGGGGCGCGTGCAGCAGGAGGAGTACCTCATCCGGCTGGCGGAGGCGTCCTTCGACCCGCTGGCGCGCACCGCGCCGCTCCTGGGCAACACGCTGGTGGCGGACCGGGACAACGCGCTGTCGCTGGTGCAGTTCCACGCCACGCCGCTGCCGGAGTACCGCGAGACCCTCGAGAGCGCGGGCGGCAAGGTGCTGCGCTTCCTGTCGGACCACACGTACCTGGTGGAGATGCCCTCGGAGGTCCGCGCGCGCGTGGCCCAACTGCCCGCCGTGCGCTGGGTGGGGGACTACCACCCGGAATGGCGCCTGGAGCCGGTGCTGCGGGACGCGCTGCTCGGACGCGCGGCGGCGCTGGCGCCCCAGCGCTACTCCATCATGCTGGGCGAGCGCGGCGCCGCGCGGCAGGCCCGCGTGACGGCGCTGGTGGAGCGGCTGGGCGGCAAGGTGGACCTGGTGGAGCCGGGCGGCCTGCGCGTGGAGGCCACGCTCAGCCAGGAGCAACTGGCCTCGCTCGTGCGCGCCAACGAGGTGCAGTTCATCGACCGCTGGGGTGGCCCCGGCGAGGTGGACATGGACATCGTGCGTGAGACGGGCGGCGCCAACTACATCCAGGGGCTCAAGGGCTGGACGGGGCAGGGCGTGCGCGGGGAGATCTTCGACACCGAGCTGCGCACCACCCACCGCGAGTGGCCCACCGCGCCCATCATCCACAGCGTGGGCACGTCCTCCGGCTCGCTGCACGGCACCAGCTGCTACAGCCACAACTTCGCCCAGGGCGTGGATCCGCTGGCCAAGGGCCTGCTGCCGGCCGGGCAGGGCATCTTCTTCCTCTACAGCGAGTCCACGCAGTTCGGCGGCACCAAGTCCCGCTACACGGCGAACCAGGAGCTGATCAACCCGAGCGGCCCGTACCGCGCGGTGTTCCAGACCTCCAGCGTGGGCAGCACGCTGACGACGTCGTACACGACCATCTCCGCGGAGGTGGACGACTACCTCTTCAAGGCGCCGCTGTTGAGCACGCAGTCGCAGAGCAACAGCGGCACGCGCAACTCGCGGCCGCAGGCGTGGGCGAAGAACATCGTCTCCGTGGGCGGCATCCGGCACTACAACACGCAGACCCGCACGGATGACCGCTGGTCCTCGGGCGCGAGCATCGGCCCGGCGGCGGACGGCCGCATCAAGCCGGACCTGGCCTTCTACTACGACAGCATCCGGGGCGCGTCCGGCTCCTCCGACAGCAGCTACACGGAGTTCAGCGGCACCAGCTCCGCGACGCCGCAGACGTCCGGCCACTTCGGCCTCCTGCACCAGATGTGGCACCAGGGCGTGTGGGCCGGCCACGGCGGCAAGGCGGACGTCTTCACCAGCCGCCCGCAGATGGCCACGGCGAAGGCGCTGATGATCAACGGCGCGGCGAAGTACAACTGGCTCGCGGGCGGCGCCAACGCGGACATCGACCGCAACAAGCAGGGCTGGGGCACGTCCGACCTGAAGCGCCTGTACGACCGCGCGGCGAAGACGTTCGTCGTCGACGAGACGGACGTCCTCACGCCGCTGGCCACCAAGACGTACACCTTCGCCGTGGCCAGCGGTGAGACGGAGCTCAACGTCACGATGGTCTACACGGACCCCATGGGCACGGTGGGCGCGGCCCGGGCGCGCATCAACGACCTGTCCCTGCGAGTGACGGCGCCCAACGGCACCGTGTACTGGGGCAACAACGGCCTGACGGCGGGCAACGTGTCCACGTCCGGAGGCGTGTCCAACAAGGTCGACACCGTGGAGAACGTCTTCATCGCGAACCCGGCCACGGGCACGTGGAAGGTGGAGGTCCTGGCCGAGGAGCTGGTCCAGGACGCGCGCACGGAGACGACGGCGGTGGACGCGGACTACGCCCTGGTCGTGAGCGGCGTGTCGCTCAACACGAAGGTGCCGTAG
- a CDS encoding STM4013/SEN3800 family hydrolase, translating into MHDLNALVGTHDLLFLTLDTLRYDVAREALEAGRTPTLAALLPGGRWEERHSPASFTYAAHQAFFAGFLPTPVTPGRHPRPFALRFEGSETTGPGTCVLDAPDLVTGLAGRGYHTVCIGGTGFFNQKNPLGRVLPGLFSEAHWDPSLGVTDPQSTENQASLAVKILGALPREQRVFLFINVSALHQPNRHYVPGATEDSKATQAAALAYVDGQLGRLFQALRRRGPSFCIVCSDHGTAYGEDGYSGHRLGHPVVWTVPYGEFVLTVDSAP; encoded by the coding sequence ATGCATGACCTGAACGCGCTGGTCGGCACGCACGACCTGCTCTTCCTCACGCTGGACACGCTCCGTTACGACGTGGCCCGTGAGGCGCTGGAAGCAGGCCGCACCCCCACCCTGGCCGCGCTGCTGCCCGGCGGCCGGTGGGAGGAGCGCCACAGCCCGGCGAGCTTCACCTACGCCGCGCACCAGGCCTTCTTCGCGGGCTTCCTCCCCACCCCCGTCACCCCGGGGCGCCACCCGCGCCCCTTCGCCCTGCGCTTCGAGGGCAGCGAGACGACGGGCCCCGGCACCTGCGTGCTGGACGCGCCGGACCTCGTCACGGGCCTGGCCGGGCGCGGCTATCACACGGTGTGTATTGGCGGGACGGGCTTCTTCAACCAGAAGAACCCCCTGGGCCGCGTGCTCCCGGGCCTCTTCTCCGAGGCGCACTGGGACCCCTCGCTGGGCGTCACCGATCCCCAATCCACGGAAAATCAGGCATCACTCGCGGTGAAAATCCTGGGCGCCCTGCCCCGGGAGCAGCGGGTGTTCCTGTTCATCAACGTCTCCGCGCTGCACCAGCCCAACCGGCACTACGTGCCCGGGGCGACGGAGGACTCGAAGGCGACGCAGGCGGCGGCGCTGGCGTACGTGGACGGCCAGCTCGGGCGACTGTTCCAGGCGCTGCGCCGGCGGGGCCCCTCCTTCTGCATCGTGTGCTCGGACCACGGGACGGCGTACGGCGAGGATGGCTACTCGGGCCACCGGCTGGGGCACCCGGTGGTGTGGACGGTGCCCTATGGCGAGTTCGTGCTGACGGTAGACTCCGCGCCATGA
- a CDS encoding STM4012 family radical SAM protein, whose protein sequence is MTRLESMLEGTPYVAYLYGYPHKTAYRPLTPALPLEDVWAKERRDALFLYLHVPFCEMRCGFCNLFTAAGPKEDVVAAWLGALKREARRVKDALGPATFARAAIGGGTPTLLDVAGLETVFDLTAELGVDPRDVPMSVEVSPETVDADKVALLKARGVDRVSMGVQSFLEAEVAAVKRPQKTAQVEATLDLLRSAGFPTLNLDLIYGIEGQTVETFQHSLAAALKYAPEELYLYPLYVRPLTFLGKKSRAWDDLRLSLYRAGRDFLLSRGYTQVSMRMFRAAHAPAARGVVYRCQEDGMVGLGVGARSYAGAVHYSSEYAVASREVRGIIQAYVERDAASFGEVRYGFVLDAAEQRHRHLVLSLLAEGVDPGVYRQRFGTEAKADFPMLAELEAHGLARDVDGVFQLTPAGVERSDLIGPWLDSEAVRARMAEYAWR, encoded by the coding sequence ATGACGCGCCTGGAGTCGATGCTCGAAGGGACGCCATACGTGGCGTACCTCTACGGCTACCCGCACAAGACGGCCTACCGGCCGCTGACGCCCGCGCTGCCGCTGGAGGACGTCTGGGCGAAGGAGCGGCGGGACGCGCTGTTCCTCTACCTGCACGTGCCCTTCTGCGAGATGCGCTGCGGGTTCTGCAACCTCTTCACCGCCGCGGGCCCGAAGGAGGACGTCGTCGCCGCGTGGCTCGGCGCGCTGAAGCGGGAGGCCCGCCGGGTGAAGGACGCGCTGGGGCCGGCCACGTTCGCGCGCGCGGCCATCGGCGGTGGCACCCCCACCCTGCTGGACGTCGCGGGGCTGGAGACGGTGTTCGATCTGACGGCGGAGCTGGGCGTCGACCCGCGCGACGTGCCCATGTCCGTGGAGGTGTCGCCGGAGACGGTGGACGCGGACAAGGTCGCGCTCTTGAAGGCCCGGGGCGTGGACCGGGTGAGCATGGGCGTGCAGAGCTTCCTGGAGGCGGAGGTCGCCGCGGTGAAGCGGCCGCAGAAGACGGCCCAGGTGGAGGCCACGCTGGACCTCTTGCGCAGCGCGGGCTTCCCCACGCTCAACCTGGACCTCATCTACGGCATCGAGGGTCAGACGGTGGAGACGTTCCAGCACTCGCTGGCGGCGGCGCTGAAGTACGCGCCGGAGGAGCTGTACCTCTACCCGCTCTACGTGCGGCCCCTCACCTTCCTCGGCAAGAAGTCGCGCGCGTGGGACGACCTGCGGCTGTCGCTCTACCGGGCCGGCCGGGACTTCCTCCTGTCACGCGGCTACACGCAGGTGTCCATGCGGATGTTCCGCGCGGCGCACGCACCAGCGGCTCGCGGCGTGGTGTACCGCTGCCAGGAGGACGGCATGGTGGGCCTGGGCGTGGGGGCGCGCTCCTACGCGGGCGCGGTGCACTACTCGTCGGAGTACGCCGTGGCCTCGCGCGAGGTGCGCGGCATCATCCAGGCGTACGTCGAACGGGACGCGGCGTCGTTCGGCGAGGTGCGCTACGGCTTCGTGCTGGACGCGGCCGAGCAGCGCCACCGGCACCTGGTGCTGTCGCTGCTCGCGGAGGGCGTGGACCCGGGCGTGTACCGCCAGCGCTTCGGCACGGAGGCGAAGGCGGACTTCCCGATGCTCGCGGAGCTGGAGGCGCACGGGCTGGCTCGCGACGTGGACGGCGTGTTCCAGCTCACGCCCGCGGGCGTGGAGCGCTCGGACCTGATTGGCCCGTGGCTGGACTCCGAGGCGGTGCGCGCGCGCATGGCGGAGTACGCCTGGCGATGA
- a CDS encoding STM4011 family radical SAM protein, protein MKLTVLYRGPLSGCNYGCEYCPFGKWKQSEEELTKDRADLERFLQWVESRTQDTVSVFFTPWGEALIWPWYQQALARLTHLPHVERAAVQTNLSCRLDWLGDCRTEKLGIWATYHPEWMKRSRFLAQCEQLSEHGVRHSAGMVGFRRFADEAEALRRELPEDTYLWINAVKDGLDAYTPEDVERFTRIDPLFPVNNTRHPSRGRACRGGESVLSVDGDGTAYRCHFIKEPLGNLYAPDFDAALKPRPCSKDTCGCHIGYVHLEYLELDRVFGSGLLERVPATRLWTGGAQRSASRISQS, encoded by the coding sequence ATGAAGCTCACCGTGCTCTACCGGGGCCCGCTGTCCGGCTGCAACTACGGCTGCGAGTACTGCCCCTTCGGCAAGTGGAAGCAGAGCGAGGAGGAGCTCACGAAGGACCGCGCGGACCTGGAGCGGTTCCTCCAGTGGGTGGAGTCGCGCACGCAGGACACCGTGTCCGTCTTCTTCACGCCGTGGGGCGAGGCGCTCATCTGGCCCTGGTACCAGCAGGCCCTGGCGCGGCTGACGCACCTGCCGCACGTGGAGCGCGCGGCGGTGCAGACGAACCTCTCCTGTCGGCTGGACTGGCTCGGCGACTGCCGCACGGAGAAGCTGGGCATCTGGGCCACGTACCATCCGGAGTGGATGAAGCGCTCGCGCTTCCTGGCCCAGTGCGAGCAGTTGTCGGAGCACGGCGTGCGGCACAGCGCGGGCATGGTGGGCTTCCGGCGCTTCGCGGACGAGGCGGAGGCCCTGCGCCGCGAGCTGCCCGAGGACACGTACCTGTGGATCAACGCCGTGAAGGACGGCCTGGACGCGTACACGCCCGAGGACGTGGAGCGCTTCACGCGCATCGACCCGCTGTTCCCGGTGAACAACACCCGCCACCCCAGCCGGGGCCGCGCCTGCCGTGGCGGCGAGTCCGTGCTGTCCGTGGACGGTGACGGCACCGCGTACCGGTGCCACTTCATCAAGGAGCCGCTGGGCAACCTCTACGCGCCGGACTTCGACGCGGCGCTGAAGCCGCGCCCGTGCTCGAAGGACACGTGCGGGTGTCACATCGGCTACGTGCACCTGGAGTACCTGGAGCTGGACCGCGTGTTCGGCTCGGGGCTCCTGGAGCGCGTGCCCGCGACGCGGCTGTGGACGGGCGGCGCTCAGCGCAGCGCTTCGCGTATCTCCCAGTCGTAG
- a CDS encoding STM4014 family protein gives MPSAAPPFLIIGNPGNRRVTLFQEALGRAGLPPAHVVAWETVARAPDVLLELPDTERIVRIDAAGEDAAVERAFLQRGYTDALGTGCDTVTPEALAALPDEHGRVLCPRQHHLGFLRVLEDLSARFALRPRWRVLSSPGAIADLFDKRITSRRYAGLGIPVPPFLDLPPGATPEALRQALRAADFREAFVKLSCGSSASCLAMYRPGRAEGAGGSLLTSLHRGATGWFNSLKVRRVTDAREVDAVLAFLLREGSQVEEARPKARLGGDVFDCRVLTVRGEPAFTVVRQSRLPITNLHLGGYRGDLDAFHAAVPPREREAAMESCRAVARAHDCLHVGIDLMFEDFFHGHRVLEANAFGDLLPGLTRDGLSVYDWEIREALR, from the coding sequence ATGCCGTCCGCCGCGCCGCCGTTCCTGATCATCGGCAACCCCGGGAACCGGCGCGTCACGCTCTTCCAGGAGGCCCTGGGCCGCGCCGGGCTTCCCCCCGCGCACGTGGTGGCATGGGAGACGGTGGCCCGCGCCCCCGACGTCCTCCTGGAGCTGCCCGACACGGAGCGCATCGTCCGCATCGACGCGGCGGGCGAGGACGCGGCCGTGGAGCGGGCCTTCCTCCAGCGCGGTTACACCGATGCGCTCGGCACCGGCTGCGACACCGTGACGCCGGAAGCGCTGGCCGCGCTGCCGGATGAACACGGCCGCGTGCTGTGTCCGCGGCAGCACCACCTGGGCTTCCTGCGCGTGCTGGAGGACCTGTCCGCCCGGTTCGCCCTGCGTCCCCGCTGGCGCGTGCTGTCCTCGCCGGGCGCCATCGCGGACCTGTTCGACAAGCGGATCACCTCGCGCCGGTACGCGGGCCTGGGCATCCCCGTGCCGCCGTTCCTGGACCTGCCTCCGGGGGCCACGCCGGAAGCCCTGCGGCAGGCCCTGCGCGCGGCGGACTTCCGCGAGGCGTTCGTGAAGCTGTCCTGCGGCTCCTCGGCGTCATGCCTCGCGATGTACCGGCCGGGCAGGGCGGAGGGCGCCGGAGGCTCGCTGCTCACCAGCCTGCACCGGGGCGCCACCGGCTGGTTCAACTCCCTCAAGGTGCGCCGCGTGACGGACGCGCGGGAGGTGGACGCGGTGCTGGCCTTCCTCCTGCGCGAGGGCTCGCAGGTGGAGGAGGCGCGGCCCAAGGCGCGGCTGGGCGGGGACGTGTTCGACTGCCGCGTCCTCACCGTGCGCGGCGAGCCCGCCTTCACCGTCGTGCGCCAGAGCCGCCTGCCCATCACCAACCTGCACCTGGGCGGCTACCGGGGAGACCTGGACGCGTTCCACGCCGCCGTGCCGCCCCGCGAGCGGGAGGCCGCAATGGAGAGCTGCCGCGCCGTGGCCCGCGCGCACGACTGCCTCCACGTGGGCATCGACCTGATGTTCGAGGACTTCTTCCACGGCCACCGCGTGCTGGAGGCGAACGCCTTCGGGGACCTGCTCCCCGGCCTCACGCGCGACGGGCTGTCCGTCTACGACTGGGAGATACGCGAAGCGCTGCGCTGA
- a CDS encoding WGR domain-containing protein, translating into MPRYEFTEGSSSKFWEITLEGTTLTKRWGRIGSDGQEKVEEFDSKAEAKKAYEAQIHEKERKGYTLAEGSDGDGEEATAESAVNPDLEAAILAKPDDVKGYLAYAAWLEGEGDPRAELIRIQHSALDAPAATATAARKKAEKFIEEHADELLGESLAEAVSDESLKLEWHLGFIREARVGQVDYDSVADIPELLGELLAHPSARFLSRLTIGMASFDGENEYDDTLEVLAKAKPAPPLRSLFIGDFEFPDETEISWTQVGDLKPLYKVYPQLQELRVRGGEVDFGKIDLPELRSFTVETGGLHLGAVKDIVKAKWPKLESLEIWFGQENYGAGGGVKDLKPLLDAEGVPALRKLGLRNAEFTDDLCAALPKSKILAQLQELDLSMGTMSDEGARTLAENAKAFGHLKSLDVTQNFLTKEGQKAVAKVAQAVASGNQRTPYDEESRYAAVGE; encoded by the coding sequence ATGCCCCGTTACGAGTTCACCGAAGGCAGCTCCAGCAAGTTCTGGGAGATCACCCTGGAGGGCACCACGCTGACCAAGCGCTGGGGCCGCATCGGCTCCGACGGCCAGGAGAAGGTCGAGGAGTTCGACTCAAAGGCCGAGGCGAAGAAGGCCTACGAGGCGCAGATCCACGAGAAGGAGCGCAAGGGCTACACGCTCGCCGAAGGGTCGGACGGCGACGGGGAAGAGGCCACCGCCGAGTCCGCCGTCAACCCGGACCTGGAGGCCGCCATCCTCGCGAAGCCCGACGACGTGAAGGGCTACCTCGCGTACGCCGCATGGCTCGAGGGCGAGGGCGATCCGCGCGCCGAGCTCATCCGGATCCAGCACTCCGCGCTGGACGCCCCCGCGGCCACGGCCACGGCCGCGCGCAAGAAGGCGGAGAAGTTCATCGAGGAGCACGCCGACGAGCTGCTGGGCGAGTCGCTGGCGGAGGCCGTCTCCGACGAGTCGCTCAAGCTCGAGTGGCACCTGGGCTTCATCCGCGAAGCGCGTGTGGGTCAGGTGGACTACGACTCGGTGGCGGACATCCCGGAGCTGCTGGGCGAGCTGCTGGCCCATCCCTCCGCGCGCTTCCTGAGCCGGCTGACGATCGGCATGGCCAGCTTCGACGGCGAGAACGAATACGACGACACGCTGGAGGTGCTCGCGAAGGCGAAGCCCGCGCCGCCGCTGCGCTCGCTGTTCATCGGCGACTTCGAGTTCCCCGACGAGACGGAGATCTCCTGGACGCAGGTGGGCGACCTCAAGCCGCTCTACAAGGTCTACCCCCAGCTCCAGGAGCTGCGCGTGCGTGGCGGCGAGGTGGACTTCGGGAAGATCGACCTGCCGGAGCTGCGCTCCTTCACGGTGGAGACGGGCGGCCTGCACCTGGGCGCGGTGAAGGACATCGTGAAGGCGAAGTGGCCCAAGCTGGAGTCACTGGAGATCTGGTTCGGCCAGGAGAACTACGGCGCGGGCGGCGGCGTGAAGGACTTGAAGCCCCTGCTCGACGCGGAGGGCGTGCCGGCCCTGCGCAAGCTGGGCCTGCGCAACGCGGAGTTCACCGACGACCTGTGCGCGGCGCTGCCGAAGTCGAAGATCCTGGCGCAGCTCCAGGAGCTGGACCTGTCCATGGGCACGATGTCCGACGAGGGCGCTCGGACGCTGGCGGAGAACGCCAAGGCCTTCGGGCACCTCAAGTCCCTGGACGTCACCCAGAACTTCCTCACGAAGGAGGGGCAGAAGGCCGTGGCGAAGGTCGCCCAGGCCGTGGCGAGCGGCAACCAGCGCACGCCCTACGACGAGGAGTCGCGCTACGCCGCCGTGGGCGAGTAG
- a CDS encoding OmpA family protein → MDSSFLKIGSLVLAGLLAPGALAAETSREEQVRAELERQLRDMVPESPSEVQVLFAGFKPEDGYRLVETDFLLDGEPLAVPSLEELNAPGVHRLANLKVEPGEHTLVSRVTYTNGSWSLFSETNGFLWKITASVGFQTQRGLRVVVKASPAVVPNAPDPRLKLKLTHAVTAEMIQPLKDEPTVATAPPPVKPSPVDAGAPVKVTQPTAVPDAGVKPPQAVVSVTPPVERTPVAPSRLRLQVTSKKPTNATAFVRGNGEPLKLTVPGRKPQDVPLSAGAYTVDLIADGFLAQTRQVELSAGAEASLAFALVPAPKAAKAAKVQEGRIELPEPLSFEEKKPVPAKTALAGLDLAVDLLVRDPKARLRIEGHTDSKEVPEPARQSLSDARARAVADMLIRAGVAPSRVEAVGLGDRSPKAPNLIPRGRELNRRVELVLLRP, encoded by the coding sequence GTGGATTCCTCCTTCCTCAAGATCGGGTCACTGGTCCTCGCCGGACTCCTGGCCCCGGGTGCGCTCGCGGCCGAAACGTCGCGCGAGGAACAGGTGCGCGCGGAGCTGGAACGCCAGCTGCGCGACATGGTCCCCGAGTCCCCCTCCGAGGTGCAGGTCCTCTTCGCCGGCTTCAAGCCCGAGGACGGCTACCGGCTCGTGGAGACCGACTTCCTCCTGGATGGCGAACCGCTCGCCGTCCCGTCGCTGGAGGAGCTCAACGCGCCCGGTGTGCACCGGCTCGCGAACCTGAAGGTCGAACCCGGCGAGCACACCCTCGTCTCGCGCGTCACGTACACCAACGGCTCCTGGAGCCTGTTCAGCGAGACCAACGGCTTCCTCTGGAAGATCACCGCGTCCGTCGGCTTCCAGACCCAGCGCGGCCTGCGCGTCGTGGTGAAGGCGTCTCCCGCCGTCGTCCCCAACGCGCCGGATCCGCGCCTCAAGCTCAAGCTCACCCACGCCGTCACCGCGGAGATGATCCAGCCGCTGAAGGACGAGCCCACCGTCGCCACCGCGCCCCCGCCCGTGAAGCCGTCCCCGGTGGACGCCGGCGCGCCGGTGAAGGTCACCCAGCCCACGGCCGTGCCGGACGCGGGCGTGAAGCCCCCGCAGGCCGTCGTCTCCGTGACGCCGCCCGTGGAGCGCACGCCCGTGGCGCCCAGCCGCCTGCGGCTCCAGGTGACGTCGAAGAAGCCCACCAACGCCACCGCCTTCGTGCGCGGCAACGGCGAGCCCCTGAAGCTCACCGTCCCCGGCCGCAAGCCGCAGGACGTGCCGCTGTCCGCGGGTGCGTACACCGTGGACCTCATCGCGGACGGGTTCCTCGCGCAGACGCGCCAGGTGGAGCTGAGCGCCGGCGCCGAGGCGTCACTGGCCTTCGCGCTGGTGCCCGCGCCCAAGGCCGCCAAGGCCGCCAAGGTGCAGGAGGGCCGCATCGAGCTGCCCGAGCCCCTGAGCTTCGAAGAGAAGAAGCCCGTGCCCGCGAAGACGGCGCTCGCGGGCCTGGACCTGGCGGTGGACCTGCTCGTGCGCGACCCGAAGGCCCGCCTGCGCATCGAGGGCCACACCGACTCGAAGGAAGTCCCCGAGCCCGCGCGTCAGAGCCTCTCCGACGCCCGCGCCCGCGCCGTGGCGGACATGCTGATCCGCGCCGGAGTGGCCCCCTCCCGCGTGGAGGCCGTGGGCCTGGGCGACCGCAGCCCCAAGGCCCCCAACCTGATTCCCCGGGGCCGGGAGCTCAACCGCCGCGTGGAGCTGGTGCTGCTGCGCCCCTGA
- a CDS encoding biotin/lipoyl-containing protein, with product MATLGVLAGMVRVERSARGSVLLEQGEWVDVPAPAEGRVMSVDVGLSEPVQAGQVLARLETAAGSAEVVAPLSAMVGRLSVTKGARVTAGQPVAALLNQDTLPSLHAVFPGEYRPELAPGMTLEYQLSGMPVPFEAVIEKVETPEASLQYAKAQLPGSDAFEQGAVLVQAHVPSRNYERDGKQRVYKDGMKGRARVKLGTQRLIVAWFPGLRDALP from the coding sequence GTGGCGACGCTGGGGGTGCTGGCGGGGATGGTGCGGGTGGAGCGCTCGGCGCGAGGCTCGGTGCTACTCGAACAGGGCGAGTGGGTGGACGTCCCGGCGCCGGCCGAGGGGCGTGTGATGTCGGTGGACGTGGGGCTGAGCGAGCCGGTCCAGGCCGGGCAGGTGCTGGCGAGGCTGGAGACGGCGGCGGGGAGCGCGGAGGTGGTGGCGCCCCTGTCGGCGATGGTGGGCCGGTTGTCGGTGACGAAGGGGGCTCGGGTCACGGCGGGGCAGCCGGTGGCGGCGCTGTTGAATCAGGACACGCTGCCGTCGCTGCACGCGGTGTTCCCCGGCGAGTATCGGCCGGAGCTGGCCCCGGGCATGACGCTGGAGTACCAGCTGTCAGGGATGCCGGTCCCCTTCGAGGCGGTCATCGAGAAGGTGGAGACCCCGGAGGCCTCGCTCCAGTACGCGAAGGCGCAGCTGCCGGGCAGCGACGCGTTCGAACAGGGAGCGGTGCTGGTCCAGGCGCACGTGCCGTCCCGCAACTACGAACGGGACGGCAAGCAGCGCGTCTACAAGGACGGCATGAAGGGCCGGGCCCGGGTGAAGCTGGGAACCCAGCGGCTCATCGTCGCGTGGTTCCCGGGCCTGCGTGATGCGCTGCCGTGA